Part of the Yersinia hibernica genome, ATACAATATTGTCTCGTTTGAGTAAGATAAAAATCCCAACGACACTTATCTTTACGCCGCCCTCTGATTTTTTCTCAAAAAGAGAATGGGAAGTGCTGTTTTATATTTTACATTCATTTTCAAGTGCTGAGATTTCTAAAAAACTTCACTTATCACCAAGAACTGTGGATAACATAATTCAAAGTATTTATAGAAAATCTGATGTTTCTAATAAGCGGCAGATGATCGATTATTGTTATGAGAACAAAATTAATAATTATGTTCCGCAAAGTTTCTTCGAATGCTCTGGATCTTTCCCACTTGTCTAATTGAAAAATTAAGAGGAAAATATGGAAAGTTCATTATTAAACTCACTTAAAATGCTAATAAGGTTTTGGGAGCATAGTACTGAACCTTGGGGAGTAAAAGACAGCAACTCAAGATATGTTTATGCAAATAATAGATTGCATAGGTTATTAGCATTGCCTAGTAATTATAGTATGGAAGGGCGATTAGATGGCGAGCTTCCTACGCCAATATCAGAGTTCCAACTTGAATTTCAGGAGCATGATCGTAAGGTTGAGTTATTGCAAGACCGTATAACATCGGTTGAAATACATGCATGGGATGGGCGTTCGTATTTTCAGCCATACTTTGTGGATAAGTATCCACTGATAGATGAAAACGGAATTTCTCGAGGAGTTATTTGTCATGGTAGGCCAGTGGAAGATATAATATTAACGCATTTAAATAAGATAAAAGTGCCAAAATCACTGATTTTTACTCCGCCATCTGACCTCTTTTCAAAACGGGAATGGGAGGTACTATTTTATGTTATACATTCATTCTCAAGTGTCGAAATTGCTGAGAAACTTCACTTGTCATCTAGAACCGTCTGTAACATTATCCAAAAAATATACAATAAAACGGGAGTTACCAGTAAGCGACAAGTAATAGAGTATTGTTATGAGAATAAAATTAATAATTACATCCCACAGAGCTTTTTTGAGTATTCAGGTTCGTTCCCATTAACATAAGGAAAGTAAAATTTAACTGGAGAATATAATGGATAAAATTTTAAAGGACTTGCTGGAAATACTTATAATATTTTGGGTGCAGAGATTCAGAACCTTGGGGGAGTAAAATATAATCAGTTGCGTATTATATATGAGAGTCATAGGGTTAGTAAATTATTGGCATTACCTAATAAATAATTATGTACCCAAAAGTTTCCTTAAATATGCTAAATCTTTTCCTCTTATTCTTATGTAGAGGAATTGCTTACGCCGGTAATGTGAGTCACCGGCGATTTGTGTTCAATGTCACTGTTACCACCTGATTGGCGCGATATAGCTCCTTATTGGCCAGTTACGCCGTGCACTTCGCCATGTTGCATCGTTTGATTAACTTGCTGCCCATGGCTGTCTGTGGCTTGTAGAGAGCCATTAATGGTGGGTTTCAATGGCTTATCTGCTGCCAAACTTCCTTTTATCTGTAATTTCAGATTCCCCAACCCTTGCAGCGGTAATGCTGGCCATCCCCAGTTTTGTAAGATATTAAGGTCAACGGAGCGGCCGGTCAGGTCAAGGGATAAGGCCCGGGCCGGGGTTTGGTCAATAGTGGCAGTGGCTTCCAACAACCCTTCGCTGGTGAAGGCGCTGATATCACTAAACGTAATTTGTTGCTCATTAGCGCTCAATGCTAATGATGGACGGCGGACATCATTTTTATTAAAGGTCGCATTTCCGGCATTCAACATTAATGAGCCTGACCACACTCCCCATTGATGATTTTTGGCGAGCAGTAAATTAGTCCCAGCGGCATCCAGCGATGTAATTTGGAAAGGAAATTCCGGGCTAATATCAATCAATAAATTACGGTTAGCACTCAACTTACTGATATAAACCTCGGACAACCAGCTTGGCAGAGTTTGCTGCCATTGCTGTTTCCAATCGGAGGGGAGGGTATAAACCAGAGCCACCAGTGTCAGCTCGTCAAGCTGTAGATGCTGGGTATCACGCGCCCAGTGGCCCTGAGTTCTTAACAGCCCATCCTGCCAGCGAGTGGAGAATTGATTAATGGCTATCCCGGCTGGTGATAAGGTAAATGTGGCTATCGGGTCAATCAGATGAATATTACCTTTAATAATGTCACCGGCATTAAGGGATAATTCGCCATCATCACTTTGCCAGTCACCTTGCTTAAATGTAATATTTTTAAGTGTCAGGTCTAAGTCATTAAATGCCCAGTTTTCCCCTTCAACTCGTGCATCAATTAAATCAAAGCGCTTTAGTGTGATGGGCGGCAGTTGTAAAAATGTATTCCAGACGTCTTCTAAAGTTGCTGCTGTTTGCAGGCGAATATTACTCAAGCGCAGACGGTCAACCATCCAACTGCCATCAGCGGATTGGCTGGCATTGCCCGTCAGTTCCCCGAGTGCGAGGTCAGCCCCGAAATTACTCAAAGTCAGGGCGTTTTTCTGGATTGCACCTTGCAGATACAGTTTTTGGGCTGTAATGCCATTAATCGTCAGCGAGCCAGCACTAAACTGGAATTGGGCATTTTCACCCAGGCTATTACCCGGCAATGGTTGCCAGGGAATGAGTCCACCATTGACTTGCTGGCCTGCCACTTTCCACTGGCCCGCCGTATTTTGTGGCGCAATTGTGGTATTCAGCGCCATGTTGGTCAGCCTCAAGGTATCAGCCTGCAGGGGTAATGGTGAGGCGCTGTTATTGAGAGTTAAGCTACCATTTTGCAAATTGAGGCTAAGAAAATGACGAGGTTCGGTCAGTTGTCGCCAACTTAGCCCCAATACTGCCTGTTGGGTTATCAGGAAAGGGGGTTGGTTGGCCCGGCCCAGCGAGACATCAGTAAAACTAATTTGCCCAGGTTGCGACCACGAGTGATCTATTTCCCCCAGAGAGAGGCGATATTCGCTGTTATCACTGATCCAATGGCTTAGCCAACTGGCAGCCCACCGAGTCTGGAGCAGTACGTAGCACAGCACAATAGACAGCACCAGTAGCAGTAATAACGTTAGCAGCACTTTCCCGAGAAATTTCATCCGGTTTTTCCACACCTGTCTGTATACGGAACCCTGTTTATGCCGCAAATTGTCCATTAGCTCAATAGACAATCAGTTATCAGCGCATAAAAAAATGGCCGGTATCGTTTACGACCGGCCATTTCAGCGACGTATTAGCGAAAAAATTATTTTTCTTGTGGGAAGAGTAAGTTAAGCACGATGGCAGTAATACCGCCCGCCGCTATCCCGGAAGAAAGCAGGGTTTTCACCCAGTCAGGTGCAAATTGCAGAATCAATGGCTGCTGCGCGACACCCATACCGACTGCCAATGATAAAGCCATAATCATAATTGCGCGGCGGTTAAGGGTTTCGCGTGACACGATACGCACACCAGAAGCGGCAATCGTCCCGAACATCACCAGAGTTGCCCCCCCCAGCACCGGTTCTGGAATATGTTGTACAAATCCAGCGACTGCAGGGAACAAGCCCAGCGCAATCAGCATCAGCGCGACAACAAAACCGACATAGCGGCTGGCAACACCGGTCAATTGAATGACGCCATTATTCTGACCAAAGCAGGAGTTAGGGAAAGTGTTAAACACCGCTGATAGCATGGAGTTCAAACCATTTGCCAGCACCCCACCTTTCAGGCGTTTCATATATAACGGGCCATGAACGGGTTGTTCTGAAACATCGGAGGTTGCGGTGATATCGCCAATGGTCTCAAGTGAGGTCACCATAAAGATAAGCATTAGCGGCACCAGCAGGTTCCAGTCAAAAGATAAACCATAGTACAGCGGCGTGGGGATGGTAATCAGCGCGGTATCTACCACCGGACGGCTTTCTGGCAGCATTCCCAGTGCCCAGGCCAGCAGATAACCGACTGCCATGGCGATAACCAGTGAGGCGACGCGCAAATATGGGTTCCGTTGGCGGTTGAGTAAAATAATCACCAACAACACAGCGCCGGCCAATAAGAGATTTTTAGGTGAGCCAAAAGTATGGTCGCTCATTGCGCCATAACCGCCACCAATAGATGTCAGCCCAACTTGAATCAATGACAGGCCGATAATCATCACCACAATACCGGATACCAGTGGGGTGATAATGCGGCGCGCCAGATGTAAGAAACGGGAAAGTATAATTTCAGTGCAGGACGCGACCATCAAAGTTCCGAACAAGGCCGCCATCATGGTTGGGATATCTGCTCCACCATTTTTCAATGCCAATCCGCCCATAATCAGCGGAGAAACGAAGTTGAAACTGGTGCCCTGAATGGATAACAGACCCGAGCCAACCGGCCCCCAGGTTTTGATTTGCAGGAGAGATGCGAGGCCGGAGGCAAACAGTGACATGCTAATAATACGCTGGGTATCTTCCGCTGGCAGCCCCAGCGCCTGACAAATCAGCAGCCCGGGTGTTATCACCGCGACAAACATAGCCAATAAGTGTTGGCATGCAGCAAACAGAGTTTGGGTGAGTGGCGGGCGATCTTCTAAACGATAAATTAATTCACTGGGGCGAGTTGTGACTTGCTGTGGCGCATCAAGTTCGGCGGATTGCGTAGACATGGCGTGGCATTCCCGGATCGGCAAAGAGGGCATTTTAATGATCCGCTTCACAAAAGCAATCGGTTGCGCTGCATTTTTTTAAATATTTCTGTCTGGTACGGCTGCATGTTTTTCTTTTACTAAACTTGTAATTAGAGACATTTTTTTTTCTAATCACCCCTCTTACTGCTTTGGCGTTTATTAAGGAACTGTCTAACGTCATATTTTTATTATATATTTCAATCGCATGGAGTACCAAGATGTTTCATCTCGATACCTATGGCACGCTAGTCGCGGCCTGTCTGGTTTTATTGTTAGGCCGAAAACTCGTACAAACTGTCCCTTTTCTGAAAAAGTACACTATTCCTGAACCGGTTGCCGGTGGGTTGTTGGTGGCTTTTCTTATGCTGCTGATGCAAAAGACCCTTGGTTGGGAAATCATCTTTGATATGTCTTTAAAAGACCCTTTGATGATGGCATTCTTCGCAACTATTGGTCTGAATGCCAACTTGGCCAGTTTACGGGCGGGTGGCAAGGCCCTCAGTGTGTTTGTCTTTGTGGTTGTCGGCTTGCTACTGATGCAAAACGCGATAGGTATCGCCCTCGCGAAACTGATGGGGTTGGATCCGCTAATGGGCTTATTGGCGGGCTCAATTACGCTATCAGGTGGGCACGGTACAGGTGCTGCATGGAGTAAAGTGTTCATTGAACGCTATGGCTTTGAAAATGCGACGGAAGTTGCCATGGCATGTGCGACATTCGGTCTGGTTTTGGGGGGGCTGATTGGTGGCCCGGTTGCTCGCTATTTGGTCAAACACTCTTCCACACCGAATGGCACCCCAGAGGACAGCGAAGTGCCGTCTGCGTTTGAAAAACCTTCTGCTGGCCGCATGATAACCTCATTAGTATTGGTCGAAACCATTGCTATGATCGCTATTTGCCTGATGGCGGGCCAAGTCGTTGCGGGTTGGTTGCAAGGCACTATGTTTGAATTGCCAACTTTTGTTTGTGTGTTATTCATCGGGGTTATTCTCAGTAACACATTGTCGGCAATTGGTTTTTATAAAGTTTTTGACCGCGCCGTCTCCGTGCTGGGAAATGTCAGTTTGTCACTGTTTTTGGCAATGGCGCTGATGAGTCTAAAACTGTGGGAGTTGGCTTCACTGGCCTTGCCGATGCTGGTGATTCTATCAGTACAGGCCCTGGCGATGGCGCTGTACGCTATTTTCGTCACTTATCGGTTGATGGGCAAAAACTATGATGCGGCAGTCTTGGCGGCGGGGCATTGTGGCTTCGGTTTAGGCGCGACGCCGACCGCGATTGCCAATATGCAGGCCATTACTGATCGTTTCGGCCCATCACATTTAGCCTTCTTGGTGGTGCCGATGGTCGGGGCATTCTTTATTGATATCGTCAATGTGATCGTCATCAAGCTGTACTTATTACTACCAATTTTCCCCGCAGTCGTGGGGTAATGGTTTTTGGGGCGGCGATATCCGCCCCTTATTGATTAAGCATTAGTGTAGCGCGCGCGTTCTGGTAGCCAGCGCTCGATCAATGCCCGAGCGTGCTCGGGATATTGCTGATGCAGATGGCGAGCGACGCGCTGTACTTCTGGAATCATGGCTTGGTCGCGCAGTAAATCCGCCACTTTAAACTCGGCACTGCCGGTTTGGCGTGTTCCCAAGAGTTCACCGGGCCCACGTATTTCTAAATCCCGCTGAGCAATAACAAAGCCGTCATTGCTGTCACGCAGCACTTGCAAACGCATTTGCGCTGTTTTGCTGAGGGGGGTTTTATAGAGCAGCACACAATGTGACGCGACGGCACCACGGCCAACGCGGCCGCGTAATTGATGCAGTTGCGCTAAGCCTAATCGCTCAGGATTATCAATTATCATCAAACTGGCATTGGGAACATCAACCCCAACTTCAATCACCGTAGTGGCCACCAACAATTGCAATTCACCTTGTTTGAAAGCCTGCATAACCGACTGTTTTTCCGGCCCTTTCATCCGGCCATGAACCAAGCCGACTTTGATTTCCGGCAGCAAAGCTCTCAGCTCTTCACAGGTTACTTCGGCCGCTTGGGCCTCTAACAGCTCAGATTCTTCAATCAAGGTGCAGACCCAATAAGCTTGCCGCCCCTCTTCCAGACAGGCATTTTTGACCCGCTGAATAACATCACTGCGGCGGGTATCAGGAATAGCTACCGTCGTCACCGGCGTTCTTCCTGGCGGTAATTCATCAATCACTGAGGTATCAAGGTCAGCATAGGCCGTCATGGCCAAAGTTCGGGGGATGGGAGTCGCGGTCATGATCAACTGGTGCGGATGGAAACCTTGCTCCTCGCCCTTTTCCCATAATGCGAGCCGCTGGTGAACACCGAAACGATGCTGTTCATCAATAATAACCAGTGCCAGCCCAGAAAATTGCACTTGCTCCTGAAACATGGCGTGAGTACCAACGACCATTGATACTCGACCACTGGCGACAGCTTCTTGCTGTGCCTGGCGTGCTTTGCCTTTCTGTTTTCCGGCCAGCCAACCGACTTCCAAACCTAATGGTTCCAGCCATTGACGGAAAGTACTGGCATGTTGCTCGGCCAATAATTCAGTCGGGGCCATCA contains:
- a CDS encoding helix-turn-helix transcriptional regulator, with protein sequence MESSLLNSLKMLIRFWEHSTEPWGVKDSNSRYVYANNRLHRLLALPSNYSMEGRLDGELPTPISEFQLEFQEHDRKVELLQDRITSVEIHAWDGRSYFQPYFVDKYPLIDENGISRGVICHGRPVEDIILTHLNKIKVPKSLIFTPPSDLFSKREWEVLFYVIHSFSSVEIAEKLHLSSRTVCNIIQKIYNKTGVTSKRQVIEYCYENKINNYIPQSFFEYSGSFPLT
- a CDS encoding AsmA family protein, with translation MKFLGKVLLTLLLLLVLSIVLCYVLLQTRWAASWLSHWISDNSEYRLSLGEIDHSWSQPGQISFTDVSLGRANQPPFLITQQAVLGLSWRQLTEPRHFLSLNLQNGSLTLNNSASPLPLQADTLRLTNMALNTTIAPQNTAGQWKVAGQQVNGGLIPWQPLPGNSLGENAQFQFSAGSLTINGITAQKLYLQGAIQKNALTLSNFGADLALGELTGNASQSADGSWMVDRLRLSNIRLQTAATLEDVWNTFLQLPPITLKRFDLIDARVEGENWAFNDLDLTLKNITFKQGDWQSDDGELSLNAGDIIKGNIHLIDPIATFTLSPAGIAINQFSTRWQDGLLRTQGHWARDTQHLQLDELTLVALVYTLPSDWKQQWQQTLPSWLSEVYISKLSANRNLLIDISPEFPFQITSLDAAGTNLLLAKNHQWGVWSGSLMLNAGNATFNKNDVRRPSLALSANEQQITFSDISAFTSEGLLEATATIDQTPARALSLDLTGRSVDLNILQNWGWPALPLQGLGNLKLQIKGSLAADKPLKPTINGSLQATDSHGQQVNQTMQHGEVHGVTGQ
- a CDS encoding nucleobase:cation symporter-2 family protein, which produces MSTQSAELDAPQQVTTRPSELIYRLEDRPPLTQTLFAACQHLLAMFVAVITPGLLICQALGLPAEDTQRIISMSLFASGLASLLQIKTWGPVGSGLLSIQGTSFNFVSPLIMGGLALKNGGADIPTMMAALFGTLMVASCTEIILSRFLHLARRIITPLVSGIVVMIIGLSLIQVGLTSIGGGYGAMSDHTFGSPKNLLLAGAVLLVIILLNRQRNPYLRVASLVIAMAVGYLLAWALGMLPESRPVVDTALITIPTPLYYGLSFDWNLLVPLMLIFMVTSLETIGDITATSDVSEQPVHGPLYMKRLKGGVLANGLNSMLSAVFNTFPNSCFGQNNGVIQLTGVASRYVGFVVALMLIALGLFPAVAGFVQHIPEPVLGGATLVMFGTIAASGVRIVSRETLNRRAIMIMALSLAVGMGVAQQPLILQFAPDWVKTLLSSGIAAGGITAIVLNLLFPQEK
- the gltS gene encoding sodium/glutamate symporter — encoded protein: MFHLDTYGTLVAACLVLLLGRKLVQTVPFLKKYTIPEPVAGGLLVAFLMLLMQKTLGWEIIFDMSLKDPLMMAFFATIGLNANLASLRAGGKALSVFVFVVVGLLLMQNAIGIALAKLMGLDPLMGLLAGSITLSGGHGTGAAWSKVFIERYGFENATEVAMACATFGLVLGGLIGGPVARYLVKHSSTPNGTPEDSEVPSAFEKPSAGRMITSLVLVETIAMIAICLMAGQVVAGWLQGTMFELPTFVCVLFIGVILSNTLSAIGFYKVFDRAVSVLGNVSLSLFLAMALMSLKLWELASLALPMLVILSVQALAMALYAIFVTYRLMGKNYDAAVLAAGHCGFGLGATPTAIANMQAITDRFGPSHLAFLVVPMVGAFFIDIVNVIVIKLYLLLPIFPAVVG
- the recG gene encoding ATP-dependent DNA helicase RecG, with the translated sequence MKGRLLDAVPLSTLSGVGASQAGKLAKMGLETIQDLLLHLPLRYEDRTQLYRIGDLLPGIAVTVEGEVLRSDISFGRRRMMTCQISDGSGVLTLRFFNFNAAMKNSLSPGKHVIAYGEAKRGNTGPEIIHPEYRVHGENIGVELQESLTPVYPTTEGIRQATLRKLIDQALAMLDGSVIAELLPIELSRSLISLPEAIHTLHRPPADIQLADLEQGKHPAQRRLIMEELLAHNLSMLAVRAGAQSYRALALLPEEQLKQRFLAALPFTPTRAQQRVVAEIEQDMTHNFPMMRLIQGDVGSGKTLVAALAALRAIAHGKQVALMAPTELLAEQHASTFRQWLEPLGLEVGWLAGKQKGKARQAQQEAVASGRVSMVVGTHAMFQEQVQFSGLALVIIDEQHRFGVHQRLALWEKGEEQGFHPHQLIMTATPIPRTLAMTAYADLDTSVIDELPPGRTPVTTVAIPDTRRSDVIQRVKNACLEEGRQAYWVCTLIEESELLEAQAAEVTCEELRALLPEIKVGLVHGRMKGPEKQSVMQAFKQGELQLLVATTVIEVGVDVPNASLMIIDNPERLGLAQLHQLRGRVGRGAVASHCVLLYKTPLSKTAQMRLQVLRDSNDGFVIAQRDLEIRGPGELLGTRQTGSAEFKVADLLRDQAMIPEVQRVARHLHQQYPEHARALIERWLPERARYTNA